The following nucleotide sequence is from Firmicutes bacterium ASF500.
GTGGAGAAACGGTGCTGTGCTGCCACCAGGCCCAGGGCGGAGGCCAAATGGGTCTTGCCCACGCCTGGCGGGCCGAGGAAAACCACATTCTCCCCGTTCTCCAGGAAGCGCATGGTGGCCAACTCATCGATTTGGCGTTTATCGATGGAGGGCTGGAAAGAGAAATCGAAGTCGTCCAGGGTCTTCTTAATGGGGAAGCCAGACATCTGGATCTGCTTCTCATAGGCCCGTTTCCGCTTGGATTTGGCTTCTTCTGAGAAAATGTGATCCAAAACCTCCACAATGTTGAGCTTGTCCGCCACCGCCCGTTCCAGGTAGTTGTCCAGAATCTCCAGGGTGTTTTTCATTTTAAGGGCTTCCAGGTTTTCCCTCAGCCTGTCCATAGTAAATTCAGTCATACAGCACCTCGTCATATCTGGATAAATCAGAGGGTTTCAAGGGGAAATCTATCACTTTGCCCTGTTCCAGCAGAATATTTTCTGCATCCATTGTCTGCTTCAACGTAAGCCTTCGGTAATGCTGAGGATTGACAACCATGTCCTTCCTTTGATACGATATTCGGTGCAGAGCGATCTG
It contains:
- a CDS encoding IS21 family transposase ISMac9, translated to MTEFTMDRLRENLEALKMKNTLEILDNYLERAVADKLNIVEVLDHIFSEEAKSKRKRAYEKQIQMSGFPIKKTLDDFDFSFQPSIDKRQIDELATMRFLENGENVVFLGPPGVGKTHLASALGLVAAQHRFSTYYINCHQLIEQLKKAHFENRLPDKLKVLAKYRMLIIDEIGYLPMDIQGANLFFQLIARRYEKTSTVFTSNKTFSQWNEVFADVTIASAILDRVLHHCTVINIKGESYRLKERKEFMRQKQQIVNTLFEQGSC